In Larimichthys crocea isolate SSNF chromosome VI, L_crocea_2.0, whole genome shotgun sequence, one genomic interval encodes:
- the frs3 gene encoding fibroblast growth factor receptor substrate 2 → MGSCWSCLYRDPIRDNHLTKFKVTNVDDEGNELGSGIMELTQTELILHTRKRDAIRWPYLCLRRYGYDSNLFSFESGRRCQTGQGIFAFKCSRAEEIFNLLQELMQCNSINVVEESMMMSRSGHTPEMDMSRTPQTPNTPAFPVQAFPNGYPGYPIRGDSSQPSLADDHGHSLMGLEDQTHTYVNTVSMEGDLSMRHCVHSLPEVRPSTFPETTRGAMPVGGQGNPQSNLRCRPLEEHNDPQVFLQPSSQEVKFMLGPTPAQRHLLERERERHGHNPHNLQPVEGATGSETEGDEPSMHLCNSHSYHHFHHHTHRHPGLDHPDSCQSGELTYENINGLRSVRKQRLSPSSVSQSVGSSSSSSTGDSHSHSLLHPHSHGPSSLPPQGYPCERGMGGGHRRTALLNYENLPSLPPVWEYSALQRDDEQEEEDDEQDEEEYEEEEEDFDEYEFSEGPGTPNGYHQDGRGIHRDALQNYVNTEQVQPPRLRHACPPHPRPCQPDRGGRIFSFDFRRRSRSGVGGCEHGHMPPSRQLNYIQVDLEGEPPCQALSGGGAQTQPQHQRLPPKKCGPQVPRRSECYAVIDIKKTAAMSNLQKALPRDDGTSRKTRHNSTDLPL, encoded by the exons ATGGGGAGCTGTTGGAGCTGTCTGTACAGAGACCCCATCCGAGACAACCATCTCACCAAATTTAAG GTCACCAATGTGGACGATGAGGGCAACGAGCTGGGCTCTGGGATCATGGAGCTCACCCAGACTGAGCTCATTCTTCACACACGTAAGCGGGACGCCATCCGGTGGCCGTATCTCTGCCTGCGACGCTACGGCTACGACTCCAACTTGTTTTCTTTCGAGAGCGGTCGTCGCTGTCAGACCGGGCAGG GAATCTTTGCATTCAAGTGCTCCCGGGCAGAAGAGATCTTCAATCTGCTTCAGGAGCTGATGCAATGTAACAGCATCAACGTGGTGGAAGAGTCTATGATGATGAGTCGCAGTGGTCACACACCAGAGATGGACATGTCTCGCACACCACAGACTCCCAACA CTCCAGCGTTCCCTGTCCAGGCGTTTCCCAATGGATACCCTGGTTATCCAATCAGAGGTGATTCCTCCCAACCCTCTCTTGCTGATGATCATGGACATAGTCTCATGGGTTTGGAAGACCAG ACCCACACCTATGTAAATACTGTTAGTATGGAGGGGGATCTCTCTATGCGTCACTGTGTGCACTCCCTGCCCGAGGTGCGACCCAGCACTTTCCCTGAAACAACAAGGGGAGCCATGCCTGTCGGGGGCCAAGGAAATCCGCAGTCCAACCTGCGGTGCCGTCCCCTGGAGGAGCATAACGATCCTCAGGTGTTCTTACAGCCGTCCTCGCAGGAGGTCAAATTCATGCTGGGCCCCACGCCGGCACAGCGCCAtctgctggagagagagagggagaggcatgGGCACAATCCTCACAACCTTCAGCCAGTAGAGGGTGCAACAGGCTCAGAGACGGAGGGAGATGAGCCCTCCATGCACCTGTGCAACTCTCACTCCTATCACCATTTCCATCACCATACCCACCGGCACCCGGGCCTCGACCACCCGGATAGCTGCCAGAGCGGCGAACTCACCTACGAGAACATCAACGGTCTGAGGAGCGTCCGGAAGCAGCGGTTGAGTCCCAGCAGTGTGTCGCAGTCTGTGGGttcgagcagcagcagcagcactgggGACAGTCACTCCCACTCCCTCCTGCACCCGCACTCCCACGGCCCGTCGTCTCTACCCCCGCAGGGCTACCCCTGTGAGAGGGGAATGGGTGGGGGTCATCGTCGGACAGCTCTGCTTAACTACGAGAACCTGCCCTCTCTGCCGCCGGTGTGGGAGTACAGCGCTCTGCAGCGGGATGAcgaacaggaagaggaagacgatgagcaggatgaggaggaatacgaggaagaagaggaagacttTGATGAGTATGAGTTCTCAGAAGGCCCTGGGACACCCAACGGGTACCACCAGGATGGTCGGGGCATCCACAGAGATGCTCTGCAGAACTATGTCAACACAGAGCAGGTCCAGCCACCCCGGCTCCGACACGCCTGCCCCCCACACCCACGGCCATGTCAGCCAGACAGAGGGGGGCGAATATTTAGCTTTGATTTCCGCAGACGATCGAGGTCAGGGGTTGGAGGCTGTGAGCACGGCCACATGCCTCCATCGCGGCAGCTGAATTACATCCAGGTGGACCTAGAGGGAGAACCTCCCTGCCAAGCCCTCAGCGGCGGGGGTGCCCAGACCCAGCCACAGCACCAGCGCCTACCACCCAAAAAATGTGGCCCACAGGTACCCCGGCGCAGTGAATGCTACGCAGTCATTGACATAAAGAAGACCGCTGCCATGTCCAACCTGCAGAAAGCTCTGCCCAGGGATGATGGGACTTCCAGAAAGACTCGCCACAACAGCACAGACCTGCCTCTGTAA